One Ensifer adhaerens genomic region harbors:
- a CDS encoding polysaccharide deacetylase family protein: MPSFSQALSRVDGLVDRVANRLIWRLASKPRDVITDAPLVSFTFDDVPDTALHNGAAILERHGVRGTFYIAGGLAGRVETDRTLISPEGCADLACRGHEVGCHTYSHSKIRRLGGSGLARDLDRNAAYLRQSGVGPAATNFAFPYNAAWPLARRELARRYRTCRAAGEGINRTAVDPLMLKAVEIRQPETDAQALTGWIEDVVDRPGWLVFFTHDIAARPTPYGCTPETFENLVRYAVEKGCVVLPVEQALDRLGW; the protein is encoded by the coding sequence ATGCCTAGTTTTTCACAGGCTCTGTCGAGGGTCGACGGCCTTGTCGACCGCGTCGCCAACCGGCTGATCTGGCGTCTCGCGTCGAAACCCCGTGACGTCATAACCGACGCGCCGCTCGTGTCCTTCACCTTCGACGACGTGCCGGACACAGCACTTCACAATGGCGCCGCTATTCTCGAACGTCACGGCGTGCGCGGAACGTTCTACATCGCCGGGGGGCTTGCGGGGCGCGTCGAAACGGATCGCACCCTGATCTCGCCCGAGGGCTGCGCGGATCTCGCCTGCCGGGGTCACGAGGTCGGCTGCCACACCTATTCCCATAGCAAGATCAGGCGTTTGGGCGGAAGTGGGCTTGCCCGGGATCTCGACCGCAATGCCGCCTATCTCAGGCAAAGCGGCGTCGGCCCGGCCGCGACCAACTTTGCCTTTCCCTACAACGCCGCCTGGCCGCTGGCGCGCCGGGAGTTGGCGCGCCGCTACCGCACCTGCCGCGCGGCCGGCGAGGGCATCAACCGCACGGCCGTCGATCCGCTGATGCTGAAGGCCGTCGAGATCCGGCAGCCGGAGACGGACGCGCAGGCGCTCACGGGCTGGATCGAAGATGTCGTCGATCGGCCTGGCTGGCTCGTGTTTTTCACCCACGACATCGCCGCGCGCCCGACGCCCTATGGCTGCACGCCCGAGACCTTCGAGAACCTGGTTCGCTACGCGGTTGAGAAGGGCTGTGTCGTGTTGCCGGTCGAGCAGGCGCTCGACAGGCTCGGCTGGTAG
- a CDS encoding glycosyltransferase family 4 protein, whose product MSRQGNGGNRLLAINNYFYRRGGAEAVFFDHMKMFSDIGWDVVPFAMQHEDNEASPWSEYFVSEIEYGRRTNLLRKVAQAASVIYSREAQKNVSRLIERARPSVAHAHNVYHHLSPAIFSTLKAAGIPVVMTAHDLKLACPSYKMLRDGAVCEDCRGGHIYNVLRHRCIKGETTLSAVVLAETVVHRALGLYRHKVDRIVVPSKFYVEKLVEWGWPREQMVHIPNFVDVDVYSADWVEGDYFVFAGRLAPEKGLATLIRAAATSGQRLVIAGTGPEEAMLRQLVAQTGADVTFAGYLSGQSLHRLIGESRALVLPSEWYENAPISVLEAYALGRPVIGASIGGIPEMIREGETGMTAISGDADDLARVLSTMAGLPVAERAAMGASGRHWIASEFSAAAYRERTVDLYSRLGAV is encoded by the coding sequence ATGTCGCGGCAGGGAAACGGCGGCAACAGGCTGCTCGCCATCAACAATTACTTCTATCGCCGTGGCGGCGCGGAGGCGGTCTTTTTCGACCACATGAAGATGTTCTCGGACATCGGCTGGGACGTGGTGCCCTTCGCCATGCAGCACGAGGATAATGAAGCCTCGCCATGGTCCGAGTATTTCGTCTCCGAGATCGAGTATGGCCGGCGTACCAACCTCCTGCGCAAGGTGGCGCAGGCGGCGAGCGTCATCTACTCGCGCGAAGCGCAGAAGAACGTCAGCCGGCTGATCGAGCGCGCTCGGCCCTCCGTCGCCCATGCGCACAACGTCTACCATCATCTTTCGCCCGCGATCTTCTCGACGCTGAAGGCGGCCGGCATTCCAGTCGTCATGACCGCCCACGATCTGAAGCTCGCATGTCCCTCCTACAAGATGCTGCGTGACGGTGCCGTCTGCGAGGACTGTCGCGGCGGGCATATCTACAACGTCTTGCGTCATCGCTGCATCAAGGGGGAGACGACGCTGAGCGCGGTGGTGCTCGCTGAAACCGTGGTCCACCGTGCGCTCGGTCTCTACCGCCACAAGGTGGACCGCATCGTCGTGCCGAGCAAATTCTATGTCGAGAAGCTGGTCGAGTGGGGCTGGCCGCGCGAACAGATGGTCCATATCCCGAACTTCGTCGATGTCGACGTCTATTCGGCCGACTGGGTCGAGGGCGACTATTTCGTCTTTGCCGGACGCCTGGCCCCGGAGAAGGGGCTGGCGACGCTGATCCGCGCGGCGGCCACATCGGGCCAACGGCTGGTGATCGCCGGAACCGGCCCCGAGGAAGCGATGCTGCGCCAGTTGGTTGCGCAAACCGGCGCCGACGTGACCTTTGCCGGCTATCTCTCAGGCCAGTCCCTGCATCGTCTGATCGGAGAATCCCGGGCGCTGGTTCTGCCTTCCGAATGGTACGAGAACGCGCCGATCAGCGTGCTTGAGGCTTATGCTTTGGGGCGACCGGTGATCGGCGCCTCGATCGGCGGCATTCCTGAAATGATCCGCGAAGGCGAGACGGGCATGACCGCGATTTCGGGCGACGCCGATGATCTCGCCCGCGTGCTCTCGACGATGGCCGGTCTGCCGGTTGCCGAACGCGCTGCGATGGGTGCTTCGGGCCGACACTGGATCGCCAGTGAGTTCTCCGCGGCCGCCTATCGAGAAAGGACGGTCGACCTCTACTCCAGGCTGGGAGCGGTCTGA
- a CDS encoding glycosyltransferase family 4 protein has protein sequence MMLGLRGIPNVQGGVEKHVEMLASKLLGYGWDVEVVGRRRYLEDRNAYAWNGVDVVPLWAPRRMALEAIVHTFLGVWLAAWRRPDVLHIHAIGPALMTPLARMLGLKVVVTHHGYDYDRQKWGGFARRTLKLGERLGMRFSNGRVAISKDIAETMHARHHVSMTLVPNGVQVTPPTGEAGILAEFGLERRRYILLAARLVPEKRQLDLIRAFAKCDLADTKLVLAGGAEFETPYVKEVRALARDVPGVVLTGFQTGDRLAELFDNAALFVLPSSHEGMPIALLEAMAYGLPVLASDIVANQEMELAPDEYFPLGDIDALASGIVEKLAAPLSDEEVRERAAHAEAAYSWTNVAQRTAAVYSALLAK, from the coding sequence ATGATGCTGGGCTTGCGCGGCATCCCCAACGTTCAGGGCGGCGTCGAGAAACACGTCGAAATGCTGGCGAGCAAGCTGCTCGGATACGGCTGGGACGTCGAGGTGGTCGGACGTCGTCGCTATCTGGAGGATCGCAACGCCTACGCCTGGAACGGCGTCGACGTCGTCCCTCTCTGGGCACCGCGCCGGATGGCGTTGGAAGCCATTGTACATACCTTCCTCGGTGTCTGGCTCGCCGCCTGGCGGCGCCCGGATGTCCTGCACATTCATGCCATCGGCCCCGCGCTGATGACGCCGCTTGCGCGCATGCTTGGGCTCAAGGTCGTGGTGACCCACCATGGCTACGACTATGACCGGCAGAAATGGGGCGGTTTCGCCAGGCGTACGCTGAAGCTCGGAGAGCGCCTCGGCATGCGGTTCTCGAACGGACGTGTGGCGATCTCGAAGGACATCGCCGAGACGATGCATGCCCGGCACCATGTCTCCATGACACTGGTCCCGAACGGCGTCCAGGTCACTCCGCCGACCGGCGAGGCCGGCATTCTCGCGGAGTTCGGCCTGGAACGGCGGCGCTATATCCTGCTCGCTGCCCGGCTGGTTCCGGAAAAGCGACAGCTTGATCTCATCCGCGCTTTTGCCAAGTGCGACTTGGCCGATACGAAGCTCGTTCTTGCCGGCGGCGCTGAATTCGAAACGCCCTACGTCAAGGAGGTGAGGGCGCTTGCGCGCGACGTGCCGGGCGTCGTGCTCACCGGCTTTCAGACAGGCGACAGGCTGGCGGAACTCTTCGACAATGCCGCCCTTTTCGTGTTGCCGTCCAGCCACGAAGGCATGCCGATTGCGCTGCTTGAGGCGATGGCCTACGGGCTGCCGGTCCTTGCAAGCGATATCGTCGCCAATCAGGAGATGGAGCTTGCGCCCGACGAGTATTTCCCGTTGGGCGACATCGACGCGTTGGCGTCCGGTATCGTGGAAAAACTCGCAGCCCCGCTCAGCGACGAGGAGGTGCGCGAGCGTGCGGCGCACGCGGAAGCTGCCTATAGCTGGACAAATGTGGCACAAAGGACCGCGGCGGTGTATAGCGCGTTGCTGGCGAAATAG
- a CDS encoding VanZ family protein: MTIKRAASLFAWILFAVIAYSTMSPLDLRPRIGHLVHLERFGAFGLLGLLFAIAYPRRLGLVLVLVFATAIGFELLQMVSADRHARVTDVMVKLLGGACGVFGGWFLHRFRLPLLRLLGR, translated from the coding sequence ATGACTATCAAACGCGCCGCCAGCCTCTTCGCATGGATCCTCTTTGCCGTGATCGCCTATTCGACGATGTCGCCGCTCGACCTGCGGCCCCGCATCGGGCACCTGGTCCATCTCGAACGGTTCGGTGCCTTCGGCCTGCTGGGCCTGCTGTTCGCGATCGCCTATCCGAGGCGGCTGGGGCTCGTGCTGGTTCTGGTCTTTGCGACGGCCATCGGCTTCGAGCTGCTGCAGATGGTTTCGGCCGATCGCCACGCACGCGTGACGGATGTGATGGTCAAGCTTCTTGGCGGCGCCTGCGGCGTCTTTGGCGGCTGGTTCCTTCATCGCTTTCGCTTGCCGCTGCTGCGACTGCTGGGGCGGTAA
- a CDS encoding glycosyltransferase, translated as MAVSVIIKTLNEEKRIAATIESALKALETVGGEVIVADSGSRDRTVEIASRYPVVIAQISPPALPSCGIGPQLGFQYSRHAHICLLDGDMLLDDDFLEVAEAFLADDPDVAGVTGHVQEMLTSNLEFSRRVTRNSPENRIGAIDRMNGGGLYRRAAIEAVGYLSDRNLHGYEEFDLGIRLRSAGFKLHRLDRRFVQHFGHTDNSYRLLVRRWKSKYLFGIGELLRASLGQPYFLQLIRELPELKLWALVYLWWAASLAILLFVPDKLLALGIVLAILAGVVGLMSLRKGGFSMGLYTVVAWFFHAAALPVGFFRARRKPDAPIESKLLGAPA; from the coding sequence GTGGCAGTATCCGTCATCATCAAGACGCTGAACGAAGAAAAGCGCATCGCCGCGACCATTGAAAGCGCGCTGAAGGCGCTCGAAACCGTTGGCGGCGAGGTCATCGTCGCCGACAGCGGCTCCAGGGACAGGACGGTGGAGATCGCCTCGCGCTATCCGGTCGTGATTGCACAGATCAGCCCGCCGGCACTTCCGAGCTGCGGCATCGGCCCGCAACTCGGCTTCCAATACTCGCGCCACGCGCATATCTGCCTGCTCGATGGCGACATGTTGCTGGACGACGATTTCCTCGAAGTGGCGGAAGCGTTCCTCGCCGACGACCCCGATGTGGCTGGTGTCACCGGCCATGTCCAGGAGATGCTGACCTCAAACCTTGAATTTTCCCGCCGGGTCACACGCAATTCCCCAGAAAACCGGATCGGCGCGATCGACCGCATGAATGGCGGCGGCCTCTATCGCCGGGCGGCGATCGAGGCGGTCGGTTACCTGTCGGACCGTAATCTGCACGGTTATGAGGAGTTCGACCTCGGCATCCGGCTCAGAAGTGCCGGCTTTAAGCTGCATCGCCTCGACCGACGCTTCGTCCAGCATTTCGGCCACACCGACAATTCCTATCGCCTGCTCGTGCGCCGCTGGAAGAGCAAGTATCTGTTCGGCATCGGAGAACTGCTGCGCGCCTCGCTCGGCCAGCCCTATTTCCTCCAGCTCATCAGAGAGCTGCCGGAGCTCAAGCTTTGGGCGCTGGTCTATCTCTGGTGGGCGGCGTCGCTTGCGATCCTGCTGTTCGTGCCCGATAAACTCCTTGCGCTCGGCATCGTTCTTGCGATCCTTGCCGGCGTGGTCGGGCTGATGAGCCTGCGCAAAGGCGGTTTCAGCATGGGGCTTTATACCGTCGTCGCCTGGTTCTTCCATGCAGCGGCGCTGCCGGTCGGCTTCTTCCGGGCGCGCCGAAAGCCTGACGCGCCGATCGAAAGCAAGCTGCTCGGGGCCCCGGCATGA
- a CDS encoding CBS domain-containing protein — protein sequence MRISEAMHPGARWISPETDLKTIARIMRDEDIGALPVGENDRLIGMVTDRDIALRAFANGRDPASMTARDVMTRDIVYCRTDETIEHAVHLMEAKQVRRLPVIDQDKRMVGMLSLGDVSHAGSQQLSGELARAVTAHHV from the coding sequence ATGAGAATATCGGAAGCCATGCATCCCGGCGCTCGCTGGATCTCTCCCGAAACCGATCTGAAGACAATCGCGCGTATCATGCGCGACGAGGACATCGGTGCGCTGCCGGTCGGCGAAAACGACCGCCTGATCGGCATGGTCACGGACCGCGACATTGCCTTGCGCGCCTTTGCCAACGGGCGGGACCCGGCGTCGATGACGGCGCGGGACGTGATGACGAGGGATATCGTCTATTGCCGCACGGACGAGACGATCGAACATGCCGTTCATCTGATGGAGGCCAAGCAGGTGCGGCGTCTGCCGGTGATCGACCAGGACAAGCGCATGGTCGGTATGCTGTCGCTGGGGGACGTCTCCCATGCGGGCAGCCAGCAATTGTCGGGCGAACTCGCCAGAGCCGTCACGGCCCACCACGTCTAA
- a CDS encoding OmpW/AlkL family protein — protein sequence MPTRAILPSAVLFAALAAPLALATAADLSESGAVAAPEMPLASEPGPWMIRGRALAVLPDDKGTLYLNGSALDGEKVGVSNSVVPELDITYFFTDNIAAELILGTTPHTARGSGSIAGLGEIGKAWLLPPTLTLQYHFNVTDEIKPYVGAGVNYTMFYNEKPRGDFSSFNLKNTFGVALQAGVDIKLDDHWGLNFDVKKLFLEPEVNATLPGAGAVSGKVKLDPWLIGTGISYRF from the coding sequence ATGCCTACTCGCGCCATTCTGCCATCTGCCGTCCTTTTCGCCGCGCTTGCGGCGCCGCTCGCGCTCGCGACGGCGGCAGATCTCTCCGAGTCGGGCGCGGTCGCGGCACCGGAAATGCCTCTCGCAAGCGAGCCAGGCCCGTGGATGATCCGCGGCCGCGCACTGGCTGTCCTGCCTGACGACAAGGGCACGCTCTATCTCAACGGCAGCGCGCTCGACGGCGAAAAGGTCGGCGTCAGCAATTCCGTGGTGCCGGAACTCGACATCACCTATTTCTTCACCGACAACATCGCCGCCGAACTGATCCTCGGCACGACGCCACACACGGCACGCGGCAGCGGCTCGATCGCCGGCCTCGGCGAGATCGGCAAGGCCTGGCTGCTGCCACCGACGCTCACGCTACAGTACCACTTCAACGTCACCGACGAGATCAAGCCCTATGTCGGCGCAGGCGTGAACTACACGATGTTCTACAACGAGAAGCCCCGCGGCGATTTCTCCAGCTTCAACCTGAAGAACACCTTTGGCGTGGCGCTGCAGGCGGGCGTCGACATCAAGCTCGACGACCACTGGGGCCTGAACTTCGACGTGAAGAAGCTGTTCCTGGAACCGGAGGTCAACGCCACCCTGCCCGGCGCCGGTGCTGTCAGCGGCAAGGTCAAGCTCGATCCGTGGCTCATCGGCACCGGTATCAGCTACCGGTTCTGA
- a CDS encoding ABC transporter ATP-binding protein — MMMLDLQNVSFGYSRQQTTLDNVSISVRPGVSVGLVGESGSGKTTLLRLMLGLIRPTSGSIRFGEEILDTGSSAFMQRYRRAVQPVFQDPYSSLDPRQRVIDIIGEPLRSLRIPGDRTQAVTAALEAVGLPADALHRYPHEFSGGQRQRIAIARAIVARPQIVLADEAVSALDLSTRIRIVELFKTLAEKLTLVFVSHDLGVVAALCEEMVILERGKVVESGKTRDILATPKHPYTQRLLASIPRMPA; from the coding sequence ATCATGATGCTCGATCTTCAAAACGTCAGCTTCGGCTATTCCCGCCAGCAGACCACCCTCGACAACGTCTCGATATCGGTGCGACCGGGAGTGAGCGTCGGTCTCGTCGGTGAATCCGGATCGGGCAAGACGACGCTGCTGCGACTGATGCTCGGGCTCATTCGCCCGACGAGCGGTAGCATTCGCTTCGGCGAGGAGATCCTCGACACCGGCAGCAGCGCCTTCATGCAGCGCTATCGTCGTGCTGTGCAGCCGGTTTTCCAGGACCCCTATTCCTCTCTCGACCCGCGCCAGCGAGTGATCGACATTATCGGCGAGCCGCTGCGGTCGCTGCGGATCCCGGGTGACCGGACGCAGGCGGTCACCGCGGCGCTCGAAGCGGTCGGGCTTCCTGCCGATGCACTCCACCGCTACCCGCACGAGTTTTCCGGCGGCCAGCGCCAGCGCATCGCCATTGCCCGCGCCATCGTCGCTCGACCGCAGATCGTACTCGCCGACGAGGCGGTCAGCGCGCTCGACCTTTCCACCCGCATCCGCATCGTCGAGCTGTTCAAGACACTCGCCGAGAAGCTGACGCTGGTTTTCGTCTCGCACGATCTCGGCGTCGTCGCGGCCCTCTGCGAGGAGATGGTCATTCTGGAGCGCGGCAAGGTGGTCGAAAGCGGCAAGACCCGCGACATTTTGGCCACCCCGAAGCACCCATACACACAGCGTCTTCTTGCCAGCATTCCGCGCATGCCCGCCTGA
- a CDS encoding ATP-binding cassette domain-containing protein, with translation MTPLLDIKGLDIRAGDKPLVSDLSLSIRPGERIGLIGESGSGKSMTAMAATGLLPPSITVAGSITLDGQQVVGATDRVMNRLRGVAAAVVFQEPLTALDPLMKIGRQIAEPVRRRLERDGGKATKEAVQREVRDLIDKVALPQPDRIINSYPHEVSGGQRQRVAIAMALACRPKLLIADEPTTALDVTTQAEILKLLDQLVRETGMALLFISHDLPVVAQVVERVLVLKNGIAVEEGLVGSVFGKPQHNYTRTLVEAARLFDEALGATGS, from the coding sequence ATGACGCCGCTTCTCGACATCAAGGGTCTCGACATCCGCGCCGGCGACAAGCCGCTGGTCTCTGACCTTTCCCTCTCAATCCGGCCCGGCGAACGCATCGGCCTGATCGGTGAGTCCGGTTCCGGCAAATCGATGACGGCAATGGCAGCGACCGGCCTGCTGCCGCCGTCGATCACTGTCGCCGGCTCGATCACGCTCGACGGGCAACAGGTGGTCGGCGCCACAGATCGGGTGATGAACCGGCTGCGCGGCGTGGCCGCAGCGGTCGTCTTCCAGGAGCCGCTGACGGCGCTCGATCCGCTGATGAAGATTGGCCGACAGATCGCCGAGCCCGTTCGCCGGCGTCTGGAACGGGACGGCGGCAAGGCAACGAAGGAGGCGGTCCAACGCGAAGTCCGCGACCTCATCGACAAGGTGGCGTTGCCGCAGCCCGACCGCATCATCAATTCCTACCCGCACGAAGTGTCCGGCGGCCAGCGCCAGCGCGTCGCCATCGCCATGGCGCTCGCCTGCCGCCCGAAGCTCCTGATTGCCGACGAGCCGACGACCGCGCTCGACGTCACGACGCAGGCGGAGATCCTGAAGCTGCTGGACCAGCTGGTGCGCGAGACCGGCATGGCGCTTCTGTTCATCAGCCACGACCTGCCCGTGGTTGCCCAGGTGGTGGAGCGCGTCCTCGTGCTGAAGAACGGTATCGCTGTCGAGGAGGGACTGGTCGGCTCGGTCTTCGGCAAGCCGCAGCACAACTATACCAGGACGCTGGTCGAGGCCGCCCGTCTCTTCGACGAAGCGCTGGGAGCAACCGGATCATGA
- a CDS encoding ABC transporter permease has product MTSSGTSVSAPKRRRSLALTVGLALVGLNVAVAVLTLFWTPYDPLNASGGRLEAPSLLHWLGTDRLGRDLLTQLMIGARTALLVGTGAVVIGAAIGVSLGVLAAFATRLADDVMAATLDILIAFPTLLLAMLVVAASDSASLWSAILALGLAISAIVARLTRILAKRVLRQDYIVASRTSGTSWAGVVFRHVLPNIWPTLSVNFALQFGLAVIAEASLSYLGLGAPPPNASWGRLLQEAQGTVYTAPIGAIAPGIALVALVIGMNLLADGLRDIADPTRGRSR; this is encoded by the coding sequence ATGACCTCGAGCGGTACATCCGTTTCTGCGCCGAAGCGCCGGCGCTCGCTGGCGCTTACCGTCGGTCTTGCGCTCGTCGGCCTCAACGTCGCCGTTGCGGTACTGACGCTCTTCTGGACGCCCTATGATCCATTGAACGCCTCAGGCGGACGACTGGAAGCGCCGTCGCTTTTGCACTGGCTCGGCACTGACCGCTTGGGCCGCGACCTGCTTACCCAGCTGATGATCGGCGCCCGCACAGCGCTGCTGGTCGGCACGGGTGCGGTTGTGATCGGGGCTGCGATCGGCGTCAGCCTCGGCGTTCTCGCAGCCTTCGCCACGCGCCTTGCCGACGACGTGATGGCCGCGACGCTCGATATCCTGATCGCCTTTCCGACCCTGCTGCTTGCCATGCTCGTGGTGGCGGCAAGCGACAGCGCCAGTCTCTGGTCGGCGATCCTGGCACTCGGGCTTGCCATCTCGGCGATCGTCGCGCGGCTGACCCGCATCCTTGCCAAGCGGGTGCTGCGGCAGGATTACATCGTCGCCTCGCGCACATCGGGAACCTCCTGGGCCGGAGTCGTCTTCCGCCATGTGCTTCCCAACATCTGGCCGACGCTCTCGGTCAACTTCGCCCTGCAGTTCGGCCTGGCCGTTATCGCCGAGGCGTCGCTCTCCTATCTCGGGCTCGGTGCGCCGCCGCCGAACGCCTCCTGGGGACGGCTGCTGCAGGAAGCGCAAGGGACCGTCTATACGGCGCCGATCGGCGCGATCGCGCCGGGCATCGCCCTCGTTGCACTCGTCATCGGCATGAACCTCCTAGCCGACGGCCTGCGCGATATCGCCGATCCGACACGGGGGAGATCGCGATGA
- a CDS encoding ABC transporter permease, whose translation MLTYLVRRFAILLLSLLIAAVVLFVLLRLLPGDPANALLSVGADAVQIEKAREQVGSNLPLWQQFLRFAGSLARFDLGTSFVSGKPVIEEIAARLTVTVPLALMGFVLSILIAVPLGILSAVKADRWYGGLISTVSQLGIAIPVFWVGILLVTLFAVTFRLFPSGGFPRRGWQNEGQVLYALALPVMTIGLVMGASLLRYVRSATQDVLGSDYLRTARALGASFPEALIRHGIRNGAVPIVSILGIELATTLLGAVVVERVFALPGLGSMLLLAIEQRDYPNVQGVLFISTLLVLLIGFAADLTQRLIDPRLRERAVGGNA comes from the coding sequence ATTCTCACCTATCTCGTCCGCCGCTTTGCCATCCTGCTTCTGTCGCTGCTGATCGCAGCGGTGGTGCTGTTCGTGCTGTTGCGCCTGTTGCCCGGCGACCCCGCCAATGCGCTTCTCTCCGTCGGCGCCGATGCCGTGCAGATCGAGAAGGCGCGCGAACAGGTCGGCTCGAACCTGCCGCTCTGGCAGCAGTTTCTGCGCTTTGCCGGCAGCCTCGCCCGCTTCGATCTCGGCACGTCCTTCGTCAGCGGCAAGCCGGTGATCGAGGAGATCGCCGCGCGGTTGACGGTCACCGTGCCGTTGGCGCTGATGGGTTTCGTGCTCTCCATCCTGATCGCCGTTCCGCTCGGTATCCTCTCAGCCGTCAAGGCCGATCGCTGGTATGGCGGACTGATCTCGACAGTTTCGCAGCTCGGCATCGCCATCCCCGTCTTCTGGGTCGGCATTCTGCTGGTCACGCTGTTCGCCGTCACCTTCCGGCTGTTCCCTTCGGGCGGCTTTCCCCGCCGCGGCTGGCAGAATGAGGGGCAGGTGCTCTATGCGCTCGCCCTGCCCGTCATGACGATCGGCCTCGTCATGGGCGCGTCACTGCTGCGCTATGTGCGCTCGGCGACGCAGGACGTTCTCGGTAGCGATTACTTGCGAACGGCGCGCGCCCTCGGCGCCAGTTTCCCCGAAGCGCTCATTCGCCACGGCATCCGCAATGGCGCCGTGCCGATCGTTTCCATCCTCGGCATCGAGCTTGCGACGACCTTGCTCGGCGCGGTCGTCGTCGAGCGCGTCTTCGCGCTGCCAGGCCTTGGCTCGATGCTGCTGCTTGCGATCGAGCAGCGCGACTATCCGAACGTTCAGGGCGTGCTGTTCATCTCCACCCTGCTGGTGCTGCTGATCGGCTTTGCCGCCGACCTCACCCAACGGCTGATCGATCCACGCCTGCGCGAACGGGCCGTCGGAGGCAACGCATGA
- a CDS encoding ABC transporter substrate-binding protein, which translates to MTGTIIGFGKTAGQTRWARGATLAATTLALALSSSTAVLAEDAKFDPNASITIGSLYEPQNLDNTAGAGQGINEAFNGNVYEALFTLTDAGDVQPGLVAEQSVSDDGLTYTFKLRPGVTFHSGDPLTATDVKYSIERVTAEQSKSSRKKSLATISAIEAPDDQTVVVKLSARSISLPYNLSYVWIVNDAAKDLNASEDGTGPYRLDEWRRGSSLALIRNDKYWGTAPTNGEVVFQYFTDATALNNALLTGAVDIITSVQSPDSIAQFKDNPDFTVTAGQSTTKELLAFNDRVAPFDNVKVRKAIARAIDDKKLLTSIWGEYGTLIGSFVPPTDPWYVDLTAVDAYDVESAKALLKEAGFADGFTFKLDTPNYDPHPIVAQFIQSELAKVNIKVEINVITANEWYTKVYKAHDFQATLQEHVNHRDIVFYGNPDFYWGYNNPKVVDLIKASEAAANTDEQTAQLKEANTIIAEDAASNWLYLYPQIVVSSSAVTGYPVNGLNSQFFAFGIKKSEQ; encoded by the coding sequence ATGACTGGCACTATCATCGGCTTTGGCAAGACCGCGGGACAAACCCGCTGGGCGCGCGGCGCAACCTTGGCAGCTACCACGCTGGCGCTGGCTCTTTCGTCGAGCACGGCCGTTCTTGCCGAGGACGCGAAATTCGATCCCAACGCCTCGATCACCATCGGCTCGCTCTATGAGCCGCAGAACCTCGACAACACCGCCGGCGCCGGCCAGGGCATCAACGAAGCCTTCAACGGCAATGTCTATGAAGCGCTGTTCACGCTGACCGATGCCGGCGACGTTCAGCCGGGCCTCGTGGCCGAGCAGAGCGTCAGCGACGATGGCCTCACCTACACTTTCAAGCTTCGCCCCGGCGTCACCTTCCACTCCGGCGATCCGCTGACGGCGACAGACGTCAAGTACAGCATCGAACGCGTGACGGCAGAGCAATCCAAGAGCTCGCGCAAGAAGAGCCTTGCAACCATCAGCGCCATCGAGGCGCCCGATGACCAGACGGTGGTCGTCAAGCTGTCTGCCCGCTCGATCTCGCTGCCCTACAATCTGAGCTATGTCTGGATCGTCAACGATGCGGCCAAGGACCTGAACGCCAGCGAAGATGGCACGGGCCCCTACCGCCTCGACGAATGGCGCCGCGGCTCGTCGCTGGCCCTGATCCGCAACGACAAATACTGGGGCACTGCGCCGACCAATGGCGAAGTCGTCTTCCAGTACTTCACCGACGCGACCGCGCTCAACAATGCGCTCCTGACCGGCGCCGTCGACATCATCACCAGCGTCCAGAGCCCGGACTCGATCGCTCAGTTCAAGGACAATCCTGACTTCACCGTCACCGCCGGCCAGTCGACGACCAAGGAACTGCTCGCCTTCAACGACCGCGTCGCCCCCTTCGACAACGTCAAGGTCCGCAAAGCGATCGCCCGCGCCATCGACGACAAGAAGCTGCTGACGTCGATCTGGGGCGAATACGGCACGCTGATCGGCTCCTTCGTTCCGCCGACGGACCCCTGGTACGTGGACCTCACCGCCGTCGATGCCTATGACGTCGAGAGTGCCAAGGCGCTGCTGAAGGAAGCGGGCTTTGCCGATGGCTTCACCTTCAAGCTCGACACGCCGAACTACGACCCTCATCCGATCGTCGCCCAGTTCATCCAGAGCGAACTCGCCAAGGTCAACATCAAGGTCGAGATCAACGTGATCACCGCCAACGAGTGGTACACGAAGGTCTACAAAGCGCATGACTTCCAGGCGACTTTGCAAGAGCACGTCAATCACCGCGACATCGTCTTCTACGGCAATCCGGACTTCTACTGGGGCTACAACAATCCCAAAGTCGTCGACCTGATCAAAGCGTCGGAGGCAGCGGCCAACACCGACGAGCAGACCGCACAGCTCAAGGAAGCCAACACGATCATCGCCGAGGATGCCGCCAGCAACTGGCTCTACCTCTACCCGCAGATCGTCGTCTCGAGCTCGGCCGTTACCGGTTATCCCGTGAACGGCCTGAACTCGCAGTTCTTCGCCTTCGGCATCAAGAAGAGCGAGCAGTAA